caggggcCAGCCCCAGTCCAGAGTTCTCCATGCAAGCTGCGGTCTGGTCACACTAGGACTTGAGGAATCACTCTTTTTCAGTCGCCACTGTTCAACCTGTTCATAACCTCCAGGTGAAGCAGTTGCATGTGTTTATAGCAACATCGCAGTGACTGTGCATGAATGATTTCTTCCTTCTCAAACCATATGGACCAGTACCATATTTTCAAATGGTACAGCGCTCATTATATTCTAACGGTTATCCAGCGAGAATTAGCCTTTATCATATTGAGAGTGTGGAAAATGACTAGATTTGTGAAATGATGGTACATTAAGCATCATTTCCTGTGTCCCCTTCATGTGGAAGTCTCCTGTTGCTGGTTGAGAACGCATCTGAACCACAGGTGAGTGGGAGTGTGCTTACAAAGCTGCAAACTACAGTTtaactgaaaataaataaatagcgtGTGAAGAACCGCAGCTTAAAGAAATGAAGATAACTGTTTGCaagcgctcgctcgctctctctctctctctatctatcacacacacacacacacgttcttgAGTGCCTGTGGGGTTCCTGCATGACCTCTCTAGGCTGAAGACAGTAACTGCAGAGCTTGGGTATTTCTGTGTAGTGCTTGTAGATCCAGGACTATATACTCATCTGTCAAGATGGGtcatttcactttttttcctTATTTATAATATAAGAAAAAACACACTCCAATGAAAAGCAGGATTTTCAAGTCGGAATGGCATGAAAGATTATCTGGAATATTAATCTGGAATATTTTATTAACCTTCGAGGCTAACCCAATTTTTGGTCCATCTAACCTACGGAAATGAGTGGATCAGATTTGAAGGGGGGAAACAAAAAGGAATAATAAAAATGTCTCCACTCACTCTCCTTACATTGCTTAGTGCTCCATATTCATTCTATTTGGTCCCTCATTTTGCAATACTGCACTTTTTTTGGTGTAAAATGGTCTGCCATAAGCCAAGCCAAAATGAGGTGCTCTTTCCTGTGCCTGCACTACTGTTCCCTTGGCATATTTCACAACGCACAGGCATTGAAAACATGGCTGAATTCTTGTGTTAGTAGGTAAAAGTCTTTCGATAAAAGAGGCATTAGAGGGTGATACTCACCAAAAGTGAGAAAtgggcattaaaaaaaaagaattaaaaaaaaaacacaatgctgCAGCTCTAAATTGTCACAAAGAAAAATATTTCCAGCAACCTAAAAAAAAGTTGCAATAATTCTCATGACAAATGGACTCCTTAACAGTAAAAGttttcatggggggggggggggggggggggttaagatgAGATTTAAGTATATACACGcatacactaaaacacactTCTGATGGcagcaaaaagaaacaaatgaaaataacacTATTGGATATTTGTCGTCCATGTTGGCAGAGtaaacggagaaaaaaaaaagaataaaaatcaTCACTTGACACTCAAAATAGTGAGCATGGCAGCGCACACTGTAAAATACTGAGTTGGAGATGAGGAGTGAGCAATGTCCTCCGAGTGTCCTGGCCTGTGGCACAGTCATGCTGAAAGTTAGCGCCCCGACGCAGAGCAAAGTCACTGTCACTTGTGGCTCTTTCAGCACTCCACATCTGGATTACCTGCCTTGTGTTGTTGCGTTGCGCTACATAacacaatgcaaacaaaacaaaaaacgagGAAAAACATGGAGATTCTGCTCGCGTGGGAGGTGGGAATGAGAAGAGAAGCCGATGCCAGAGTCCTTGCGCTCTCCTGTTTCTTCCTGAAGCCACTGGGGTCCAACACAAACAGGCAGTGGCCTCTTCCTGAGCTTCTTTTCAGATGGCCACTCCGgttcccctcaccccccccccccccaaaggaaaaagaaaagaggaaaaaaaacagcactaatgcatGTTTATCGACAGGCCGGACGCTACTGTCTCTcaccagaaagaaagagggaggagggagagagtgtgtgtcgtgTTTAAAAAGGGCAAAGCCAAGCCCTTGTGTTTTACACATGGTCTCAaaagtttaaaaacaaaaggTGTCACATTATGAGAGGTTAAAACTAAGgtttaaatagcacaaaaaagaatcaataaaaaaaattaaaaaaagctcTTTGAGAGCAGGTCAGCTATGTCTGTTCTCTGGTAGACAGCAAAgctgaaataaatatatatttatatagaaatctatatatacttatatatgccagagaaaaggaaaaaattaaaaataaaacaaagcccAAATACTTAACCCAAACTCGGGGAAACAGTTTCAAACTGATACCAGTGACTTCTTGCTTGTTGCCTTCCCCCcgcataaacacaaaaacacacacacacagagctgcgtTTCCATCACTCCTCATGGTCCTCCGTTCAGGCAACGACTCCACTCTGGCTTGATCAGTTTGTACTTTCCATGACCGTTGGCTCCACGCTTCCATCTGCTCCTACCTCCAGCCACACCGTCTGTCCAatggaaggggtgtgtgtgtgtgtgtgtgtgtgtgtgtgtgtgtgtatggggggggggggctggtgctgattggctggagagagaaggcaggaaGAGAGTGGGAGCGCACACACGGAGGAAGATCTGCCTGAAATGTGGGCCAAAAGCACTGGCAACGTTTCCATAGAAACAATTTTCACAGCAGTCCGTGACATTTGTCGGCAccggcggagagagagagcgagcgagttgagcgagagagggtgagagagcgCCCAGGACGGCATCTGGGGGGCGTCTCATCGACGTCGTCGTTCCGTCTAGACCCGATTCTCCCCGCCCACTCGGGTCCTCCGCATCGgcctggggaagagagagagagagagagagagagagagagagagagagagagagagagagagagagagagagagagagagagagggaggagatgacaagaggtgaggagtggagagggaggaaacaaaagaagaagaaacgaTTGCATCACAGCTGAGTCAGCACTTGCATGTATGCACCACATCTCAAGGCCATGTGATGGTATGTAGGATTAGAAATGGAGTTTAGGCTGTGCAGTTCCTACAAGCAGAGCATTGCCAGGATTGGATGCTGTGAATCAGCACCTACCcaacacacagataaacctCAACACACTTGAAACAGttacatagactcacacacagacacacgggcacagacgcacaggccaacccagccacacacaaaggtatatcgacacacacacgttgatatatacacccacccacacagagacagatacgaacacaaacacacgatccacacacacacacacacacacacacacctccggtTCTGTGGGTCCACATGGTCTAGCAGCGCGTCTTGCGGGGACACTCTGAATTCGTCCAGTGGGGGCTGGTAGCGCGCCTCGAAAGAGTTCTCTCGGGCCCGGTAGCCCAGCGCCTGGCCAGGGGACGACGGCAGAGGTGACATGGAGGAGGCCGAAGACACGGAGCCGGACTCGCCCATCCGCTCACGGCCCACATAGCTGCCCAGCCCCACGGACGAGGGCGTCAGGAACGGACTGGTCTCCCCATTCTCATGGGTCTACACAGCAGGGGGGAGACAGTAGCGtggtgggaggggagggagggaggagttgAGTGGAAAAAACAGATGCAAGACAttaatagagtagaatagaataggcgcttcacatactgtacatatactgTCACCTGATGAGGGAAACTTAAATGGTACTTTGGGTACACAACAGAAAATGCTAAagaaactgtatgtgtgtggtgccttATGGGATAGTGGAGGACCCTCACCCTTCCTCTGACGATCTCCATGTGAACAAGCAGAGACGCCAGCTCCAGATCCTCATTGTAGCTGTTCTTCAGGGGGACCGACCTGTAGCCTGTACACAGGAGGAAGAAAGCACTGCGGTGACgccacccttcacacacacacacatcatcttcatcatcatcatcatcatgtagACTAAAGGAAGAAGCAGTATGACAGAACCATGGGTGCTACCTGTCTGGAGGCCATTGATGGGGAAGGTGGCCTGGGCGAGGAAGTTCTGGTCGCTGAACATGTCGATCTCGTACACGCCGAAGCGCAGGAAGGCGAACGCAGGGTTGCAGACGCTGAAGCGGAAGGACTTGCGTGGCCAGGTCGGGTTGAGGCCGTTGTCAGCTGGTAAAATGAACCAgaagttttgttcatttgacTTCATTATATTACATTCATTTAGCAgccgcttttatccaaagcgccTTACAGTAAACATTTTCATCACAGTAGCCTGTGTGCGCTCGTTCATCCTGGCTTTGTTAGCACCATGCTCTACCAGCTGAGCCACAGGGACACAATTTCAATAGGTTCATTTTACGCTGTGTTTATCAAGGAGGATTCTGGGTAATGGAGTCCTCAAGGGTTGACGTCAGCCTCACCTTCTGAGTCAGTCTTCAGCTTGGCACTGTCGTAATCTGCGGCACACACCTCAATCTCGATTAGCGGACACACGATGCCCCTGCCATGTTTGGGTAGGTGACGTGCCCCCAACACCTGCACAGTGACGTGTGGAAATGGGATATTTAGAGACATGAAATGGCTCCCAGGAAAGATTATTGACCTCCATCGCCAGAAATTACAGAATTAAACGAAATCACAAAGAGTGAAGAGTTACTTTGTGATGAGCTGCAAATATTTCAGCTTTTATATTATATCAGATTCAACTCTCACTGTTCAGAGTACAAGGTCAAAGACGATGAAATACGCTTCGCATCTCAACAGAAGTGCAAAAGGCAGTATTATCTAtagataatatataatatattacatAATTGATTGATAATTGATAATATAGTATATCTATTTTGCAGGATATGTCTATATATGCAGATAATGCAATGAGTAGCTACTATTATTACAGACTATACATACAGAGATAGCTTAGTGATGGAGTAGTGCGAATTCGCAAGTCTGTTCTAAAATTCAAACAGTAGCTAGTTTACCTCAGAGTAGAAGTGACTTAAACGACCCCTGGAGTATGTATCTGCACTATAATATTTACCTCGATGACCAGAGTGATAGCCTCCATGCCCCTGAGAGAGTTGCGGTCGAACGGGTCGAAGCTGTCGTCCCTCATGATGGGCGGCTGCAGGACATAGCCACTCTTGCCGTTGAGCATGAACAGGGCCTGGTTCATCTGCATGGGCTTATCTGAGAAAacaaagtgggagagagaaacggagagagataCTCATTATGTGACTGAAAACCCCACCACAGGAATCACTACTCGAACACCATAGATGCCATTTACTATTATAACTTGGTAAAGGTAACTTAAAAGGTATTTTCACTCAAAGTGCTGCTGGGAATAGCCCCTCGGCCTGGGCCTTCCACTCCAACTCAGTACTCCACCGCACTGATGTTCTTAACCCCACCCAGATCAGCAAATCCCCTGAGGAAAGTGCCCAGCCCGAACAACTTGCTCTGAAGGTTGGAGCTGGCCCTCACCTGCAGTCTGGAAGTTGAGAGCCACCAGCTGGCTCCCACACAGCCACATGGGTAAGGGGTCGTAGTTGGAGGAGTCCAGGCGCTGGCCCTTGGGGTAGATCCGCGACAGCTGGAGCCGGTTGTACTGCAGGAACTTTTTGCCCTTGATCCGGTTCACGTACTTCTCCGCTTTGGTCTCTGGGAAGGAGGACATGTCCCGGAAACATGCACGCTCTGTTCcgatctctacacacacacacacacacacacacacacacacacacacacacacacacacacacacacacacacacacacacacacacacacacacacacacacacacaaaaagacacataaCCACACTCATTAGGAGGTCTAACAGAGTagtctaacgtgtgtgtgtgtgtgtgtgtgtgtgtgtgtgtgtgtgtgtgtgtgtgtgtgtggctgtgtgtcgtATACATGATGACGACTATCTGATGGCTGTTGAATGCAGGTTCTACAGAGAAGGGTTCCCTTACTATCCTCGTCGAAAGGAACTGGCCGGCAGTAGATGACCAGGTCCGAGAGCTCCAGGGcgatcttcttcctcctctccataaTCTTCCCTTCCTCCAGCTGTGTGGTAAACACAGTCAcaacattgtgtgtttgtatacacattttctcattacacacagacatacacacaggcacagacacagacacagacacagacacagacacagacacagacacagacacagacacagacacagacacagacacagacacagacacagacacagacacagacacaataataataataataataatgctgtACAAATTGCTAGCTTACTGGTTTAAACCTAATACAATGCATGGCAGGAACTAGTTTATACTAGCTTCGGAAAAGTCACGACAAACAGTGAATATTTTTAGCCTCCCGTGACTGACCTTAGCCTCAGAGGTCATGGTGACCTCACGGATCTTGATGACCCAGTCCTTGAGCTCCTCCTGGGAGCTGGCGGCGATGTCGAGCACGGGCGCCCGCGGCGTGGCGGACGACACCAGCGAGAAGACAAACGGCCGACTGCCCTTCCCCTCCGTGCGAACCactgggcagacagacagagaggatcaGTACGGGCACGGCAGCTTTAGGGAGGCTTGACCACATAAGCACACAGTCCTCCATAGGATGGTTTAGTTAGGCAAGCACACAATAGAACAATTAAAATATTGTGGTGCAATAGAACCAATTAAATATTGTGGTGCAATAGAACCAATTAAATACTGTGGTGCAAGAAACTCTGAAATTACAGTTTGACCAGAGAAATGGAGCCAGTTCTGAAACAGAACAATAGATTCTAtgtgcatggggggggggggggggggggggggttaggaggAGGGGGAGTAACTCTGTCTTTCATaaagatgaggagagacaagcttaatatgaacacacactgtatctgtGGACTGAATCTGATCCAGGGACAGATAGTGAAAACGCAGACCCAGAACTGGAGACTGCTTATAAGGCTGCCCTCCTCAGGCAGCGTATGAACAGCTCTACACGTCTCAGACGCTGCACTGGAGCTGTGCTGAGTGCAGCTCTACACGTCTCAGACGCTGCACTGGAGCTGTGCTGAGTGCAGCAGTTTACTGAGCCACTGGAGGGAGGCAATCATCTAACTGGGGAGCTCGCAGAGCAGGGAAAGATGAAGGGGGGCGCAGCAGAAGGAAAAACATGAAGCCTATGAGTGTgaaggtgtggagtgtgtgcgcgtgcgtgtgtgtgtgtgtgtgtgcgtgtgtgtctcacacacagagtgagagataagctagagagagggagagcaatagagggaggaaaaaaggaagagagagaggacagatgtgAGTGTGCAAAAGGCAAGGTGACTGCAGGGACAGAACGCTCTGTGGGCCCTCACTATGTACATGTGCGTATATGCATGCAggtgtgcgggtgtgtgagCATGGGTACGTGTCTATGAGTGTATTTTtaatgcgtgtgcgtgtgcgtgcgtgtgtgtgaatgagggggTGTGAATGAGTAGTAAGTCCAGTGCCTCTTACCTATCTGACAGGAAGACACTTCCACACTTCCTCTCAAGAGATCTCCCAGAGGGCTGTTCTCTGtcagttgctgtgtgtgtgtgtgtgtgtgagagagacagacagtgaaggagagaggggaaaacagtACAGAGCAAGGTCACAacagtgttaacacacacacacacacacacacacacacacacacacacacatacaataatacacacacaaaacaacgcCTCTTTCCCCAGCAGGACACTAGTGCCGAGACCACAGCTGGGGCCATTGTTATTGTGTGAAAAGCCGTGTGCACGAGACCCATCTCACTGACACTACGAGCAGGAATGACCTACAATGTAAATACTCTGTAAAGAAACAATAGGAGGTTGtaatctgtctcacacacaccaagtccaaaataaaatactttctaccatgtttgtgtgttcagctgAGGAAataggtttgtgtatgtgtaagtgcgtgtgtgtgtgtgtgtgtgtgtgtgtatgtgcaagtgtgtgtgtatgtatgtgcaagtgtgtgtgtgtgtggtgtatgtgcaagtgtgtgtgtgtgtgtatgtgcaagtgtgtgtgtatgaatgtgcaagtgtgtgtgtaagtgcatgcgtgtgtgtgtgttcagttgctCACAGTTCTGTCGGGCTCCACAGCAGTAGGGCTGATCTCCTCCACGTAGTTGGCTGGGAACCAAAGCTGCTTCTTGCCTCCAAAGTCACCTTTCCacctgaggagagaagaggaggaggaggaggagcacccAGTCAGCAAGAGTCTTTCTGgacagataaagaaagagagaaagaaagaaagaaaaaaagaaagaaagaaagaaagagagaaagagagaaagaaaaaaaaagaaagaaagaaagaaagaaagaaagaaagaaagaaagaaagaaagagagagaaaaaaacaccacccacacaccgaCCAACATAATCCTCAGGCCAATCTCACCCACATGTTCATATTACAGCTTGTAGGTAAACTGAGCTGTGAATACACGTGTATATCTTTGCCCTGCACACACTTATGTAAACAAATCAGGCACTCTAGTGCAGGAATGACCCAGAGTCATGAAGTAGAGAGCACAGTGAAACATCAGCAGCAGTCTCCAAACAATGAGAAGATCACATAAAGAACATGCATCCATCACTAAGCGTAGTGCACgtgcatttaaaaacacacagaatgaaTGAGCATAGCGGAGTGTGTCGGGGGGTTTCAGTAAACATTGTGTGAAGCGTTCCTCACCATCCGCCCTCCTGCTTGTCCACGTTAGAGATGATGGAGTTCTTACTGAACGAGAGCTCGTCGTCTCTCTGGGCCTTGTACTCATACATGGCTTTCACTGTGCACTGTgcggggaagggggggggggagagagaaagagagagagagagagaaagaaagaaaacaaagtttGAGACATATCACTGAAAAGCCAACCACAGGAAGCACATCTctgacaccacaacaccaccgaTGTCTCAGGGGACAGAATGTACCTTAAATGTAGGCATCTGGTTGGCTTCCACATAGAACCCAGGGTTCCGGCCCTCATACAGAGACCCATAGTCAGGCTCCTAGAACCGGATGttggagagaaggggaaaaaaaaaaagagtcatgattaacatatacacacctttattttaaaaacatatatTATTTCTACACCTATATTTAGTACATGCATTTAGCCCATGCACCAATTTATGGCAGACACCTCCATAATTTATACAAGTGTCAGAGACACCCATTGTGTCTATGGTCCCTAGCCTGAGTGTGCCACTCACAGCAGTGCCAATCTTCTCCAGCGTCTCCTCGTTGATGGGGTAGCGCAGCTTCATCTTGCGGTACAGCGGGTGCTTCTCATAGTAGCTGATCAGGTCCACCAGGCTGTCGAACTCAGACGTGCCCAGGACCACGGTCTGGCCCTCCTGCTGCACCCGACAGTGCTTGATCTTTCCCTCCGCTCtgggcgagagaaagaggaagggcagaggagggggaggaagaggaggaggaagaacaaaTAGTTATGAGACAAATGAGACAGAAACCTGAGAATGTCAAACGTTGCTTTACTTCCAAAAATAAACACTCACTAACACAATGCCCAGACTTTTTTCATCATGGTTTGGATTTACCTTGTCCTGCATCCGAGATGTGCACACTAGtataaaactagcaagctaactaccaaCAAAGCATACATAAACCTTGAAAAACACCAACAATAGCGCAGTTCCTAGCACgctaactggtgtcttctgGCAATCTAGTTGCTGTGAAAGcttcttacattttcacagtGGTCCCGTGCCGCTAGTGGGAACAACATGAATTTGAAGAAAGAAATTaacacagaggaaacacagaCTGGTGAATGCCAACGTGAGCAGCCCTGGTGTGGGCACAGGAGGAAACACAGACTGATGAATGCCAACGTGAGCAGCCCTGGTGGGGGTACAGGAGGAAACACAGACTGATGAATGCCAATGTGAGCAGCCCTGGTGTGGGCACAGGTGGAAACACAGACTGATGAATGCCAACGTGAGCAGCCCTGGTGTGGGCACAGGAGGAAACACAGACTGATGAATGCCAATGTGAGCAGCCCTGGTGTGGGCACAGGAGGAAACACAGACTGGTGAATGCCAACGTGAGCAGCCCTGGTGTGGGCACAGGTGGAAACACAGACTGGTGAATGCCAACGTGAGCAGCCCTGGTGTGGGCACAGGAGGAAACACAGACTGATGAATGCCAACGTGAGCAGCCCTGGTGTGGGCACAAGTGGAAACACAGACTGATGAATGCCAACGTGAGCAGCCCTGGTGTGGGCACAGGCGTCTAGTGCCTACCGGAAGGAGATGGCGTAGGAGCTGAACTCTGCCCTCTTCCTGACCAGGAAGGCCCCGTCCCGTGGCACCCGCATCAACATGTTCTCAGCCTGGCTCCGGGACAGGTTGGCATGGTaccacctgcaacacacacacacacacgacaggtaAGCTTATAGGATTGGACAAGGAGTTCACATttgttcacagtgtgtgtgtgtgtgtgtgtgtgtgtgtgtgtgtgtgtgtgtgtgtgtgtgtgtgtgtgagagagagacaaaaaatgtgtcagtgtgacaagtgttacagagacaaagagaaagtgggagagtgagagggcaagagagagagagggctagagagagagagggcaagagagagagagagagagagacagagaaagtgggacagtgagaggtgagtgagagggcgagagagggcgagagagggcgagggcaagacagagagagagagggcaagagagagagagagagacagagaaagtgggacagtgagaggtgagtgagagggcgagagagggcgagagagggcgagggcaagacagagagagagagggcaagagagagagagagagacagagaaagtgggacagtgagaggtgagtgagagggcgagagagggcgagagagggcgagggcaagacagagagagagagagggcaagagagaaagagcgactAAGCGTGCTTGTGGATCTTTCCCAGCCATTTTCTCCCACAGAGACCGAAAGAAAAGAgataaacagaaacagacagggggacaggcagaggtcagagttcagcaCCCTGTGGACATGGagcgggcggggggggggggggggcaaggctCACTCTTTGCTCTCGTGAGCGTTGGTCTGGGGCACGGGCTCGGTCAGCTTCATCTCAAACTCGTTGCAGCGCAGCGCCACCGTCTGGTAGTGGGTGATAAGGGCGAACAGCGTGTCAAACACCAGATTGTCCGTCAGGTAGAACTTGGGGCTGCCCGCCTCCTGACGCGAGTGGATCCGACAGTGCTGGACCCGACCGGACCGCCTGAGGACAAAAAAGTCAGTTCCGAGTCAGTTCAGCCCATCTGTGCTCTGTGTACAGCTCACATTAAACAGgttttacattatattatatacatagtATATTACTGGCATACATGTCATAGCATAATCACACAGTCATTTTAGCTCACATAAAATATGTTGTATATTACTAGTATACAGGTCATAACATCAGTACATAGTAAGGGTTCCATAGGCCTATTTGGTTTATATTGGGTCCCAGATGACACAGGTTAATAATCTACACTAATTGCTCGTAATCTTCCCAGAGCAAATAGCTAAATTAGCCAAATGTGGATATGATGGAGATGTGAGAAGCCCTCATTCTGACATTCACTGAGCAACCAATTAAATCAAAGAGAGGTCTCCCTCTCCGCCATAAGATTAATCAGCACAGCAAATTCCTATATTTGGGTCAGCGGATAATTTTGAAAATCTTAAACAAAAAAGATAACTTGCCAAATAAAAACCAAATTCACCaataagaaaacacacacacattcattcagtcattgtcCATAAAACCATGTCAATGGCAAATCCATCTATgggagtgtacatgtgtatgcacacaaGCGCTCCACATAAGCCCAAAATAAACCCCCTGTGCCATCTCTGGACAGGGTCGGCTCTGTGGGGTTTACTCTTCACCGCGAG
The Clupea harengus unplaced genomic scaffold, Ch_v2.0.2, whole genome shotgun sequence genome window above contains:
- the LOC122130602 gene encoding LOW QUALITY PROTEIN: 1-phosphatidylinositol 4,5-bisphosphate phosphodiesterase gamma-1-like (The sequence of the model RefSeq protein was modified relative to this genomic sequence to represent the inferred CDS: deleted 1 base in 1 codon; substituted 1 base at 1 genomic stop codon); translation: LVSPLLAVDIREIKEIRPGLKSRDFERYMEDSTARLDHNHCFVVLYGTEFRLKSLSLAATSDEEMAMWVKGLTWLVADTLKSPTPLQIERWLRKQFYSVDRNREDKISCKDLKNMLCQVNYRVPXHEVSCERKLPDGELRNGDVSYCQFAQLYRSLMFEAQKTMEIPFLQRYRPSRGITLEEFKSFLLEFQKEMWATDNNKVQEFMFSYLKDPLREIEQPYFCQDEFLSYLFSRENTIWNDTWDQVRPEDMNNPLSHYWISSSHNTYLTGDQFSSESSLEAYARCLRMGCRCIELDCWDGPDGMPVIYHGHTLTTKIKFSDVLATIKEHAFVTSEYPIILSIEDHCSIVQQRNMATFFKKVFGEMLLTKAVDISADGLPSPNQLKRKILIKHKKLAEGSSYEEVSTSTPYSENDISNSIKNGILYLEDPINHEWYPHFFVLTSSKIYYSEETTSNQGNDDEEEHREVCNGMDQHVTEKWFHGKLGAGRDGRQIAERLLSEYCVETGAPDGSFLVRESETFVGDYTLSFWRSGRVQHCRIHSRQEAGSPKFYLTDNLVFDTLFALITHYQTVALRCNEFEMKLTEPVPQTNAHESKEWYHANLSRSQAENMLMRVPRDGAFLVRKRAEFSSYAISFRAEGKIKHCRVQQEGQTVVLGTSEFDSLVDLISYYEKHPLYRKMKLRYPINEETLEKIGTAEPDYGSLYEGRNPGFYVEANQMPTFKCTVKAMYEYKAQRDDELSFSKNSIISNVDKQEGGWWKGDFGGKKQLWFPANYVEEISPTAVEPDRTQLTENSPLGDLLRGSVEVSSCQIVVRTEGKGSRPFVFSLVSSATPRAPVLDIAASSQEELKDWVIKIREVTMTSEAKLEEGKIMERRKKIALELSDLVIYCRPVPFDEDKIGTERACFRDMSSFPETKAEKYVNRIKGKKFLQYNRLQLSRIYPKGQRLDSSNYDPLPMWLCGSQLVALNFQTADKPMQMNQALFMLNGKSGYVLQPPIMRDDSFDPFDRNSLRGMEAITLVIEVLGARHLPKHGRGIVCPLIEIEVCAADYDSAKLKTDSEADNGLNPTWPRKSFRFSVCNPAFAFLRFGVYEIDMFSDQNFLAQATFPINGLQTGYRSVPLKNSYNEDLELASLLVHMEIVRGRTHENGETSPFLTPSSVGLGSYVGRERMGESGSVSSASSMSPLPSSPGQALGYRARENSFEARYQPPLDEFRVSPQDALLDHVDPQNRRPMRRTRVGGENRV